In a single window of the Zea mays cultivar B73 chromosome 5, Zm-B73-REFERENCE-NAM-5.0, whole genome shotgun sequence genome:
- the LOC118471996 gene encoding serine/arginine repetitive matrix protein 1-like, with protein sequence MEGPRVHQGYTSTSSSHPPSVALRPQINSRWSPQLDTVEMKLEEAHSRLARFRDRKPPPTRSEPKPPTPPIQREHNPSPPPIQRDLKPSLQPPIQKAPSPAPQPSARPQLVIPRTSNRPTPRPEPMPGLKRAAAPSSSSSPAPPERSRKEEKKPKIKMEQKGHPNLITSVGKSSATVFRFQGRNLVSSQHRRKLMPC encoded by the exons ATGGAAGGTCCGCGCGTCCACCAGGGCTACACCAGCACCTCCTCCTCGCATCCCCCGTCTGTGGCCCTGCGCCCCCAAATAAACTCCCGATGGTCGCCGCAGCTGGACACCGTGGAGATGAAGCTAGAGGAGGCGCACTCGAGGCTCGCCAGGTTCCGAGATCGCAAGCCGCCGCCAACTCGTTCGGAACCCAAGCCACCGACGCCGCCAATCCAGAGGGAACACAATCCATCCCCGCCGCCGATCCAGAGGGATCTCAAGCCATCGCTGCAGCCGCCAATCCAGAAGGCTCCTTCGCCCGCGCCGCAGCCGTCGGCGAGGCCACAGCTTGTCATCCCTAGGACCAGCAACCGACCGACCCCGCGCCCTGAGCCCATGCCTGGGTTGAAGAGGGCCGCCGCcccgtcatcgtcttcatcaccGGCGCCACCAGAGCGGTCAAGGAAAGAGGAGAAGAAGCCCAAGATAAAGATGG AACAGAAGGGGCATCCGAACTTGATTACGAGTGTTGGGAAATCATCTGCGACTGTGTTTAGATTTCAAGGCAGAAATTTGGTCTCGAGCCAACACAGGAGGAAGCTTATGCCCTGCTAA